The following coding sequences are from one Rhipicephalus microplus isolate Deutch F79 chromosome 3, USDA_Rmic, whole genome shotgun sequence window:
- the LOC142803835 gene encoding uncharacterized protein LOC142803835 translates to MKAWMQYAGGDDLLSKPASLLYATYRVCSDHFTAQSFMDPGHTRLTKMAVPSVQPAAPCSLSVASSSDCDMAAEAALQGPVVEASKSGSHTLRCPDEQGGSSLVAGERISADFVLPEKTLTSRSAVTKGTCVTGKLYIHFNTRVD, encoded by the exons atgaaagcatggatgcagtatgctggaggcgatgatctccttagtaagccggccagcctattgtacgcaacgtacagggtttgtagcgaccattttactgctcaaagtttcatggaccctgggcacacaaggcttacaaaaatggctgttcccagtgtgcaaccagctgcaccat gttctctgagcgtcgcttcaagtagtgactgtgacatggctgcagaagctgcactgcaag gacctgtggtagaggcttcaaaaagcggctcccacacattgaggtgccccgatgaacagg gtggcagctcccttgtagctggtgaaagaatttccgctgacttcgttttgccggagaaaaccttaaccagtcgttcagctgtcacaaaaggaacttgtgtgaccggtaagttgtatattcacttcaacaccagagtggattga